From Victivallis lenta:
GTCCGAGCAGCACCATTGCCGGGCGCCGCGTCCTTTGGGAAAACGGAATCCGCGTGCCGGATGAAGTCAGCCTGCTCTCCCACGGCAACGATTCGCTGCTCGGCGACTGCATCCCGGCCCTCACCAGCACAAAGACCGATTTCACGGCCATGAGCCGCGACGCTCTGGATATCGTCGCCGGCGGACTGCCCCGGCAGGAGCTGCGGCTCTATCCGGCAGAAATCATCGAACGCGAAAGCATTGCCTCCCGGTAAATAACTTCAATAAGGAGCCACCATGAAATCCGCAAGACGCGCCTTCACTCTGATCGAACTTCTGGTTGTTATCGCCATCATCGCGATTCTCGCCTCCATGCTGCTGCCGGCCCTGAACCGGGCCCGCGCCCAGGCGCAGCAGAGCAGCTGCATGTCGAACCAGAAACAGATCATGGCCGGCATGCTGATGTACGCCGGAGACAATGACGACCTCACGACACCGCTGAACCTCGCCAAAAGCTTCTCCGGCAGCAATCCGTCCCGCGCCTACAACTGGTGGACGAGCCTGCTGATCCGGGGCAGTTATCTGCCCGCGCCACGCGCCTGGGAGAACGAGTACGAGGGGAAATGCAGAGACGGCGTCTTCATGTGTCCGTCCGGGCAGGTCGATTCCGGGCGGATCGGCATTTATGAAAGCGCAATTTACGGCGTCAGCTATGACCATTCGATCAAACTGACCCGGATCCGGGACAATTCAACCCGGGTCCTGATCGGGGATACACGCGGCGGAATGTCCTTCTACTCCTCAAAAACCACAACCTGGAGCCCGACGCTCGTCCAGAGCTTTTCGGAACGCCACAACTTCGGCGCGAACGGCGGCTTCCTCGACGGTCACGCCGAATATCGCAAGCATACCAGCTGGCTCGCCGGCGACAGGCAGTGCTTCGGCAACTGAATTTACCCAACCGGAGGCAATCCCATGCGAAAATACTGGATCATGCTCGCCCTGTGCCTTGCCGCCTGCTGCGGCGGAGCCGAACTCAAGCCGTTTCACGGCGATAACTACATCCTCGACTGCCGGAGCGGCATCGCCATCTCGGTGAAACAGAAGAACGGCGATTTCGCCCCGTTTCTCTCCGGCATCGGCTTCGACGCGACAGACAAGGACTGGAAGACGTTCTTCCGTTCCGCCGGATTCCGGGCGGAGTGTGTGAAACAGACGCCGGAATCCGCGCTTTACCGCTTCGAATACCGCTTTACCGGCCCCGATGCGAAACGAATCAGGCTCGGCGGCACGCTCGAAGCACATCCGGACTACATGCGGATCAATTTTGAAGGGAACTTCCGCGGCGACACCGACAAGTTCTTCCACCGCCGGATTCTGTTCCGCTATCCGAAGGAGGAGCTCCGGCTGCTCGGAGCGGCGGCCGACAACGGCCCGGAGGGCGGCCAAAGCGGCATCCGGCTGGAGTCTTCGCCGCAGCTCCGGCTCTTCTACAACCGCAAGGAAAAAAACAGTACGGGTTCGCAGATCTGGACCGGCCGGGACGAAGAGCGCTTCTTCCGGCTCGAAATCACGCTGGAACCGTATTCCGGCCGGATTCCCGAATTCAGCCGCCTGTCGAAAGAGCCGTATGAGGCCCGCTTCGATTTCAGGCGTTACTGCAACGTCCTGCTGGACGAAGACGAACGCACGGCGGAGCTGAAAGTGCTGAACCGTTCGGCCGAACCGCTCGACCGCGAGGCACGTCTGACCATCCGCGACCACCGCGGCCGGAACCTCGAAACGAGGAAGCTCCGAATCGAAGCCGCTCCGGGAAAAACCGTCTCTCAGGCAGTTCCGCTCCCATCCGGCCGGTACGGCTGGTTCGAGCTTGAATTCGACCTGCCGGGCAGTGCGCCGCTCCGCCGCAGCTGCTGCATCCTGCCGCCGGCCGGACGGAAGTTCGGCAAAGGGTCGATCTTCGGCGGCATCATCTATCCGTGGAACCGCAAAACCGTCGAAAAGCTCGACCTCATGCATTGGATCGGCATGAGCACGATCCGCCGCGCCTACCCGATCGCCCGGGAGGGGAGCTCTCTCCCCGCCGGACCGGAATATACGCCGGACGAAGCCGCCCTCGTGCTGCGCGAGCAGGCCGCACGCGGCATCGAGCCGGTGCCG
This genomic window contains:
- a CDS encoding prepilin-type N-terminal cleavage/methylation domain-containing protein; its protein translation is MKSARRAFTLIELLVVIAIIAILASMLLPALNRARAQAQQSSCMSNQKQIMAGMLMYAGDNDDLTTPLNLAKSFSGSNPSRAYNWWTSLLIRGSYLPAPRAWENEYEGKCRDGVFMCPSGQVDSGRIGIYESAIYGVSYDHSIKLTRIRDNSTRVLIGDTRGGMSFYSSKTTTWSPTLVQSFSERHNFGANGGFLDGHAEYRKHTSWLAGDRQCFGN